The window TTGAGTTAGCATTAACCCCTTGAACAGACGCACTTTTTAATTGCGTCTCTTATATTTAAAACTGGTTATATCATTTGAAGGGCATCCTTGGTAAAGCTCAGTTGTTGACTTGCGTTATGCCTTTTCGCCTAATACTAACCACCGTTATTGAGGTAACCCTCTCAAAGCGCCTATCCCAGTTATCGTTAGCCTAGCACCATGTTGCCTGTGCCTGCAGACACGTTTAGACTAAACTTCATTCACAAATGTCGCATTGAAATATTTTCTTACTGGCAAAGCAGCATCAAAGTTGCGATACTTTTTTGATTAATTTGGCGTGAACAGAATCCACCTAGTAATTAGCTTCGTACCAGATGCTTCTGCCAACAGGCTAACCAACATGTTAGCATAACACGCTACCAGTTAACGTTATAAGGGTGAGACAGTTCCCCGGGTGAGAGTTTTAATAGATTGATGTGAGATGGATGAAtcgtaaatatatttttaagtgaTGCTATGTCAGAGTGACCATGTTATGTCCCGTGCcgttaaatgtaaaaacattttaacgaCGTTCTCAAATTGTCCGCCAACTGTTTACGTCACAAACACTCAGTTTCCACTTTTAACAGCTTCACTGTCAAAAAGCAAATTAGCAGCGAAACAAGTGATTTCATAAGTCAACATGTGGACATGCTGAAGAGGTTCAGTTGCTGTTCAGCCGAAGCTCtcttgatcttgattttcacCAAAACAATCATCCTAGAGTTCACAGAGAATGACTTGTACCGGAAAAGGGGACCAGCCAGATTTGGGCTCAAGTGGATGCTGAACAGTAGAAGATAAAGCACCTACTTTAACAAATCTATGTTTCTGCTGCCGCGGGCAGATGGCAGGGTGAGAATCTGTCAAGAGCAATAACAGTTTTAACTGTAAAGCTGCGATCCCTAGATTTAGGTAAAAGGTGCActtttgggatgtggtggaacgagAGGCTCTCGGCATTAATGTGCAGCTGACAAACCAGCAGCTCTCGTGCGCGATGCGCTATCGTGTCAACATGCATCACCTTGATGAATCCGCCCCACGAAGAGATCGGAGCTTGTCCTGGTAGCATCTTCTGTGGGTGTTGCTCGACTCAGTTGCATGTTTATgctaatgtttttctttttcccctctctcttttttcattgTGATCAGAGCAAAACGAGGCAAAGCACGACCACTCCTCATCCCCTGGAAATGCAGATCAAGAGAAAGAAACGGCAGCCAGCGCATATGAAGCGTTTACGGTAAAGCACCGCCACCTTTTCCCAACATATTCAGAAAGATCATTCTAAAGGTGCAGACGCAACATTTCCAGAAGGACAGCCGAGCAAAAAGCAGAGATTTATTGAGCGAGGGTCACACCACTCTCGCAATTAAAAATGTCCGACTTTTATGCCTTTATGGCCTTGTGAATAAGCTTTCTCTGAATTCTAATGACAAATTCTGTTTATTTGGTCATTCAAGAGTATTGATCCAAGGTGATTGTTTCGAAGCCAGCAAATATGGTCGTGGCCAAAACTCatcaaattacacacacacacacacacacacacacacacatcttttcaTGAATGTGACCAACTGCTGGGCGCAGTCACTGATTTATATTAATTTTGTGAATAACTTGAtgacagaacaaaataaaacccctGCTGCCCAAAACACCCACTGAAGCAGCAAATGCgtgttgatttatttaaaaaaagtccccAAAGGACACGCTATATCGTCCTGTTGGAGTTGAGTCATAACTGAAGTGGCCAGCTGTTAAAGGAAACAACGCAGcctcttttaaaaatgaactgcGACCCTCATcttgtctcacacacatgcatacagtGCATCTGGAAAGTGTTCAAAGGGCTTCAATTTTTCCACAGTTTGTTATGTTACAGCCTTATTCCatctattaaaaataaaaaactaataTAACATGTACATAAGTATTCACCGCCTTCTGTCATGACGCTCAAAATGTGCATCCTGTTTCCTAAGATGTTTCTACAACTCAATTGGAGTCCATCCTGCTCGGCTGATTGGACATGATTCAAAAAGGCACACACCTGTCTATCAGGTCCCACCGGTGCATGAtgtgctgcgttcacaccaaaagcgaaacAAATTTTTGCAAGTTGTAgttattttgcttcatttgcaTCCCATTTTATTCGCTTCATTCGTGCCTGAAAGGGGGCGTGTCTTATCTCCGTCTTTTTTCCCGTAGAGACAGTTATCGCTATCCACcttggaaataaataaacactttcttgtttcctttttatttgttgtgtgaactACACAAACATCTGGACCGCAAACGGTGTTGTTTgggttcatgacatcatcagtcacAGCACACGGCTTGAATTTtaccgactcctccaggaagtgcgtctggatggaTGCGGCTTCCAacgctgcttcaggctgaccagcagtgATTTatgacctgttgtgtcggctcggtgccagcgtctctcgttaagacaccaaccaacttacAGGCGTTCAGTTTCAGCATCCTGTGTGTCTTCGCGGTGCGGCTGTTCCATAAAGTTTATTCACGCTGTGGcagcattgactttgcatggaatctatgACCATGTTATGTCCTGTACcgttaaatgtaaaaacattttaacaacgTTCACAAATTGTCCGCCAACCGTATACGTCACAAACACTCAGTTGCACAAAGCATTGATGGATTTGATACGCACAAATAGCAGAACAAATTGCTGCAACGGGCCGCCTCTGTTCCTCACAGGCCGGGAAGTACGACGAGTCTCTGAAAAACCTGgaggccctgcaggagctgaacAAAGAGGACTACAAGATCGCCTTGAACAAAGCGGTCGTGGAGTTTTACAAGAGCAGTCAGACCACCACGGGGACTCTGAAGCAGACGCTCATTGCTATGAAGAACCAGGTAACTGCTGACACCCGGGTCCCATTTTTGTCGCGCTTTAAGCGCTCTCGCTGATCCACGCTCTGCTCGTTGCCGGCTTTGGCCTGACGTCCTGTCCCTTCTCACTCAGGTCCACACGTCGGCGGAGGACATCGACGGGTTGGACGACGTTGAAAACAGCTTGCTGTATTATAACCAAGCCATCATCCACTACCATATGAGGCAGTACTCTGAAGCCATCGCCATAGGAGAGAGGCTTTACCAGTTCCTGGAACCGTTTGGTAGGTTATGGCGTTTTGCTTCGGTTTCATCAAAGCCATCGTCAACCCATTTCCGCTTTTATTTGCATCTGAAATTATTTTACAAGAAAGTCCCTCCAATGTAGCAATTTGCTGCTCTTTGAGAAAGTGgaatcattttttaattcttttggGTTACAAAGCTGCATTTTTAATTCTAACatttgtttattaaaatatttccagaaatatttcaaaaggaaTATTCCAATTTTAAATTGAAGTTGACCTGTTTTAATATAACGTAATGACATGGGAAATAATAGTGACTGAGTGACCGCTGCATCCTGCTGATTCGGACAGCGTGTCTTGTCATCCTGGCGTTTGGCACGCATTCATTGTGTTATTTGTCCTAGAAGAGAGGTTCGCTCAGGCCGTGTGCTTCTTGCTGGTGGATCTGTACCTGCTCACCTTCCAGCCAGAGAAGGCCCTCCATCTGCTGGCTGTGCTGGACAAACTCTCCGTACAAGGAAGCAACAAGAACGGCAAGGGAGAGGTACGCTTTGAACACAACATTACTATCCGTTGCTATGCaccatttttaaataataaagaaaatacttAAAGTGGCCTCTTTCCTGCTTTACAAAAAATTCACTAACATAGTTTTCAGTACAAGGATGTAATGTAACTAAATATCGGCTGTAGGGCTGTTAAAATTGCTAAAAAATGCCGTTCAAATAttcactttaaataaataaacacaaataacacatttgaatatctggttgCTACGGAGGAGACAGTCGCTCGCACAGTCACACTCTGTGCATAGCGGTTtcaaatgaacaacaacaatcaacGAATGCTGAGCACTGATTTTTGGGCAAGCAATTTAAGGTCGCGATTCTTGTCCCAAATTTGGCACgcttcattcagtgattgaaaCATATTGACATTTAAGTTGATGGCGTTTAGAACCGATATTGAACGCTCCGAGCGAGATGTGCTGTGGTAACAATGAaacttttccttggcatgaaacagcaaataatcaaaccagtgcatgaagctgttctagtctattttattcatgcaatataaagtcacAACAGTAGCACGGCAGTCGCGCCGCTGCCGCCactgttattatttttcaatattttcacatttaaacaacttttcaaatatatattccaacatagaatattcgttgacagccctaatcggcTGTGCCACATAATGAAATGGAGGCAGACCGTTTACTGTGTGAGTGCTGTGTTTGATTCCAGAGTAACAGTTCAAACCAGAGGGCAGAGTTCACAGCCAGGATTGAGGCAGCCAAGTCAAAGATGCACCAGGCAAGAGCTCCTAGATTTAAACATCCACTGCTCCTGTGTTTCCCTTTTCACTGGGGCTGACTGTTGTTTCCTTTACAGTACAAAGTGAGAGCTTACATTCAGATGAAATCCTCCAAGGCCTGCAAAAGGGAGATCAAATCTGTGATGAACACTGCGGGGAACGTGAGTCTAACTATTCTTCCAACAGGGCTGGAGGGTTTGGGCTGAAGGACTCCATCTATAATACAAATCCCCCTGAGCCTTACGCTGCTTTGCTCAGCTCCTACAGACAaacattcattacattttgaacattgCGTTGATTGATGCCCATTGAATGGAGCAAGCCGTTGTTCCGCCTCAGCCATAGTGAACCTAAAGGCCGGTGTTATGGGGAGGGTCACCAgtagaagtgtgtgtttctctctgaccAGCGTTTCCTGTCTCCTCTCCCGTCAGTCCGCGCCTTCGCTCTTCCTCAAGAGCAACTTTGAGTACCTGAGAGGAAACTACCGCAAAGCGGTGAAGCTGTTGAACAGCTCCAACATCGCAGAGCATCCTGGACCAATCAAGACAGGTGAGCAACTTTTACACTCAACATTGATGTCCATCTGTTGGTTTTATGTGTTtcctaaagtgtgtgtgtgttccaactTGTCCCATTCAGGAGAATGCGTGCGATGTATGTTCTGGAATAACCTTGGCTGCATTCACTTTGCGATGGGGAAACACAACCTCGGCATTTTCTACTTCAAGAAGGCGCTGCAGGAGAACGACCACACCTGCGCACAGCTGGGAGACGGGAGCAGCGGGCAATGTGAGTCACAGCCGCCTAACCCCATCAACGGGGAATCCCAGTGGACTTCAGCTTCACATCCAAccataaaaaagcagaaaagtaTTGGTGAAAAGAATTGGTGgtagatgaaatgtttcagtcTTTGACCTGGTCACCATGGGAACAACAGCCTGTACAACACTGAAATGTTTGAATATGAGACATTTAGCTGAAATTTAGATCAGCCATTTCGGTTAGAACCCAAATAGATCGGTCAACGAGGGGggtggtgtcgggggggggtgctagcggttgtctttgcggaaccaactgaaaacatgccggcaaaaaaaaacgacactctgcattacaaaaagtcctttcaaaataaaatcacattaattttttttttgtttttttttaaatttctattttcccatgcaacggcccgcgacccactaaaaacgggtccgcgacccacatAGTTTCTTCAAGTACTTCTTACTTTCctctgaaaagaaaagggaggatCATTCAAACAAGGGTCAGCTCCACGGCCTCAATGTGCAAAGTGGGCCTTAAATCGAAGTACAGCCATTTAGAATGTCTCACTGCGCCGTAACACGCCCCTTCTTCTTGTGTCGTTGCATTTTGTTCTCCAGCCAAGAAGTTCACAGGCATCCCCATGTGTGCTCTGCTAGCCAACAAGCGCTACGAGCTGCTGTATAACTGTGGCATTCAGCTGCTGCACATCGGCAGGCCTCTGGCAGCGTTCGAGTGTCTGATGGAGGCCGTGCAGGTGTACCACTCCAACCCCAGGCTGTGGCTGCGACTGGCCGAGTGCTGCATCTCTGCTAACAAAGGGGTAGGAACGGATTTCAGCTCTGCCAGGTTCCCCAGTTGCGTCTTTTCGCTAACTCGTTACCTGGGGTCTTTTTctacatttgttttagtgtttataCCTGGTGTAAACCCACTAAAGTGGTTTATGTATCAAGGAACCAAAAATACATGTTATCTCTGCTTTAAGGACATGTTTTTTTCAGTCTCAATGTAAATTTGAAtgtgcatttcaaaatgaccttttttaattccTAATGCTATCGGCTGTGTAAAGGGGAGCACAGAAGCTCCCGAAGTGGCTTCATGGTCGGTTTGTTTCCAGGGGTCGGAGCAGGAGAGCAAAGGTCTACCTTGTAAAAAAGGGATAGTTCAGTCTATTGTCGGGCAGGGGTACCATCGCAAGATCGTGCTGGCATCCCAGTCGACCCAGAATACCATCTACAGGTCAGTGTCCACATCTCGCGTCCGACAGGGAATAGCACTGCTGCAGAGTACATGCATATCGATACAAATGTATGCAACATTTTCACTTTTGGTTCAGAGCGAAAAGCCTAAACGATAAAGCAAGAGCGTGCTTGCTATGCTGTAGCATAGagaccttttctttcttcaatttGTATGGAATGGAGATATTTGGCCTCTTGTAGATCAGTGGTGACGGACTGTAGCTGTATGATCTACCATCatcgatgtgtgtgtttgcgcagtGAGGGCCAGTCAGCGGCGATCCCGGTAGCCAGTATGGAGTTTGCAGCCATCTGCCTGAGGAACGCTTTGCTGCTCCTCCctgaccaccagcagcaggacaCCAAGACAGAGAACGGCTCCAAGAGTTTCAGTCAGTCGAGAAGTACCGAGAGCGGCGGCGAGAACAGCGACGCCTGCAGGTAGTACAAAAACCCACACCAGACATAAACATCACGTTAGTCCCCGTTAATGTAACAGGCACATGAAGAATCCATTTCAATGAATGGGCGTAACCATGATACATGATATTGTGACATAAACCTGTTTGTCAATCATCACTTGAATTccgggccgtgtgtgtgtggatgttttgcAGTGGGAAAGGTCAGGAGGCCGATAAGTTCCTGTCTGCTGCTCCATCGTCTCCtctcaggaaacaggaagtagaaaacCTCAGGTAAAGACACTGTCCAGAGCGTTGAGTAACCCGTAGAACCCAAAGGGCTGTAGGGTAATCCCCTGACTGCTTGATGCGTAGGTGCTCCATCCTGGCGTGTAGTGCCTACGTGGCGTTGGCGCTGGGAGACAACCTGACGGCCCTGAACCACGCTGAGAAACTGCTCCATCAAACCAAGGTGTCGGGATCCCTCAAGTGAGTGCCGAGTCAGTTTCTCACCCTCCGAGCCGTGGGTTCACCTGGTTCCATCTTTCCTTTCGACAGTGTCCTGCTCCACTCAGCTCgctttcatcttcctcctcctcctcctcctctgctcctgtcTGCTCAGGTTCCTCGGTCACCTCTATGCTGCTGAAGCCCTCATCTCACTGGACAGGATCTCTGACGCCATCGCTCACCTCAACCCGGAGAACGTCAGCGACGTGTCAATGGGGGTTCTGACCAGCGAGCAAGACCAAGGTCTGTTGGTGTGACATATTAGTTTAAAAGTGTAGTATTTAGACTTTTACTTCTCTAATgcttgtttcttttgttgttttttgtcaataGGGTCCGACAAAGGAGACGAGTCTGTAGAGTCCTGTGAGTTCACCTTATTTCAACCTTtgttaaaataacttttctttttctcactcaAATATGAGCCATCTGTAAAGTCTAAAAATGAGACagagtttaaaaatgaaaattctTGCAGCCCTAGAAAAAGAATAACTTCATCCAGGATACTTCTgtaataggtgtgtgtgtgtgtgcagcagggaAGCAGACTCCCCTGTGTTACCCCAGCAGTGTGACATCAGCTCGGGCCATGATGCTTTTCAACCTGGGCAGCGCCTACTGTCTCAGGAGCGAGTATGAAAAGGCCCGCAAGTGTCTGCAACAGGTAACCATGACGACAGCAAGTCCTATTCAAATTCCAAATTGTCTCAAGCGGGGCAGATTtgtttggacctttttttttttttaaaccgtggTGTAAGATGACAATCTCTAGTTAAAACGAGTTCCCTTGTTGGTGATCGGTGTTGTCTACACGGctatcatggagtccatcctctgctcctccatcaccgtgtggtacgctgcagccacagccaaggacaagggcaggctgcagcgtgtcatccgctctgcagagagggattGTCGTAccgtctgctgtcatgcaccaaccgccaagtcaaattccttgtatgtctgacatattatggcaaaaatgtttcctgatcctgattcctgattcatCAGGCTGCGTCAATGGTGAACACCAAGGAGATCCCGCCTGAAGCCATCCTGCTGGGAGTCTACTTGGAGCTACAGAACGGTGAGACCTCCAACAGACACTATACAATAAAACCTCTCCCATTGCCCTTTTGTCAAATGAATACTAAAGTTCCTGCTATTGCTGTGTCTCCATAAGGTACAAGTCTTTGTCTCCAGAGAGCATGAAACAGGGCTGACATGTGGCAATTGGAGCAAACTAGTTCTAGACTTGTTCTGTTTCTAGTTTGATTAAATGAGCATTAGAGCCTTTAATGCCATCTTTTGACCAAAATGGGCTTTGGCTGAATTTATTGCCTTTAAACCAGTTTATGGAAACACACCTAACTCAATTCAAACTCTTTTGGTTAAGTGGTAAATCTGAGGAACTTTGCCTCTTTGAAGCTGAGCCCCCCATCTGCATCGCGATGACGTGGCTGTCAGATTTCTTCTGAGCTTTGCCTGGTCATATAGAgataaccccccctccccaatctGTGTCATGTGTCCTCAGGCAACACCCAACTGGCCCTGCAGATCATCAAACGGAACCAGCTGCTGCCCACGGCGGTCCAGAGGGTCTCTCCCGAGTCACGCAAGAAACCCGTCCAGCCCGTCCAGCTGCCCTCTTCCTTCACACAAGTTCAGCGCAAATGAGCCTCcagaccccccacccctccacacacaacacacacccccaccccaacGAGCCTTGGTATTTATAAAGCTGCTTCCCCTCAGCATCAGGAGCTGTTTGAACTGCTGCTGGGGCTGACTGACTGACAAGGAGAGGAAATAACCGTAGACCAGCTGACTTTATTTCCATTTGAATGAGGAATCCGTGTGTTGTCtgaacaatgaaaataaattttatttactgtattcaatgtgtgttcttttttctaATTCATATA is drawn from Pungitius pungitius chromosome 11, fPunPun2.1, whole genome shotgun sequence and contains these coding sequences:
- the cnot10 gene encoding CCR4-NOT transcription complex subunit 10, whose amino-acid sequence is MAENTEQNEAKHDHSSSPGNADQEKETAASAYEAFTAGKYDESLKNLEALQELNKEDYKIALNKAVVEFYKSSQTTTGTLKQTLIAMKNQVHTSAEDIDGLDDVENSLLYYNQAIIHYHMRQYSEAIAIGERLYQFLEPFERFAQAVCFLLVDLYLLTFQPEKALHLLAVLDKLSVQGSNKNGKGESNSSNQRAEFTARIEAAKSKMHQYKVRAYIQMKSSKACKREIKSVMNTAGNSAPSLFLKSNFEYLRGNYRKAVKLLNSSNIAEHPGPIKTGECVRCMFWNNLGCIHFAMGKHNLGIFYFKKALQENDHTCAQLGDGSSGQSKKFTGIPMCALLANKRYELLYNCGIQLLHIGRPLAAFECLMEAVQVYHSNPRLWLRLAECCISANKGGSEQESKGLPCKKGIVQSIVGQGYHRKIVLASQSTQNTIYSEGQSAAIPVASMEFAAICLRNALLLLPDHQQQDTKTENGSKSFSQSRSTESGGENSDACSGKGQEADKFLSAAPSSPLRKQEVENLRCSILACSAYVALALGDNLTALNHAEKLLHQTKVSGSLKFLGHLYAAEALISLDRISDAIAHLNPENVSDVSMGVLTSEQDQGSDKGDESVESSGKQTPLCYPSSVTSARAMMLFNLGSAYCLRSEYEKARKCLQQAASMVNTKEIPPEAILLGVYLELQNGNTQLALQIIKRNQLLPTAVQRVSPESRKKPVQPVQLPSSFTQVQRK